In Humulus lupulus chromosome 7, drHumLupu1.1, whole genome shotgun sequence, the following are encoded in one genomic region:
- the LOC133788868 gene encoding probable RNA 3'-terminal phosphate cyclase-like protein, protein MGKTEYKKLKGGQSLRQRLLLATVSSTPILIEDIRADETWPGLRPHEVSFLRLLEKLCDDCHVEINETGTKLKYKPGIVMGGKSIVHDCGVSRSIGYFMEPILLLGLFSKKPLTIRLKGITNDSKDPSIDTFQSTALPILKRFGVPSEGLKLKIESRGAPPQGGGEVVLSIPTVQTLNAVTWTDEGMVKRIRGITFSARVSSQFEHSMIYSARGIFNRLLPDVYIATDHKSGSHAGNSPGYGISLVAETTSGCCISADTAISYARVEGTDEFEEKKELTPPEDVGVEIASVLLGEIEQGGVIDSTHQGLLFLLCALCPQDISKVRVGKLSPYGIETLRNIRDFLGVKFVIKPDPSTGTVILKCLGCGLRNLSRKVS, encoded by the exons ATGGGGAAGACTGAATACAAGAAGCTGAAAGGAGGCCAGAGTCTCAGGCAGCGTCTCCTTCTGGCAACGGTGTCGTCCACACCGATTCTTATTGAGGACATTCGAGCCGACGAGACATGGCCTGGCCTCCGCCCTCACGAGGTCTCCTTCCTCCGCTTGCTCGAGAAACTCTGTGACGACTGCCATGTCGAAATCAACGAGACAG GCACCAAACTGAAGTACAAGCCTGGAATAGTGATGGGTGGCAAGAGCATTGTACATGATTGTGGAGTTAGTCGTTCCATTGGTTATTTCATGGAGCCTATTCTTTTACTTGGCTTGTTTTCCAAGAAGCCTCTTACTATAAGACTCAAAG GAATTACAAATGATTCAAAGGATCCATCCATCGATACATTCCAATCTACAGCCTTGCCTATTTTGAAACGCTTTGGAGTTCCTTCAGAAGGTTTGAAGCTGAAAATAGAGAGTCGtggagctcctccacaaggtggTGGCGAAGTTGTTTTGTCAATTCCAACAGTCCAGACTCTAAAT GCAGTTACATGGACTGATGAAGGCATGGTTAAGAGAATTAGGGGTATTACGTTTTCAGCTAGAGTGTCTTCTCAATTTGAACATTCTATGATATATTCAGCCCGTGGAATCTTCAATCGTTTGCTTCCAGATGTTTATATAGCTACTGATCATAAATCTGGTTCACACGCTGGAAA CTCACCAGGTTATGGAATTTCACTGGTTGCGGAAACTACATCTGGTTGCTGCATATCTGCGGATACAGCTATTTCTTATGCACGGGTGGAGGGGACAGAtgaatttgaagagaagaaagagctgACACCCCCAGAGGATGTAGGTGTGGAGATTGCTTCTGTTCTGCTTGGGGAAATTGAGCAAGGTGGAGTGATAGATTCAACACATCAG GGTCTGTTATTTCTTCTTTGTGCATTATGCCCTCAAGATATTTCAAAGGTTCGGGTCGGAAAGCTCTCCCCATACGGCATAGAAACACTCAGAAATATCAGAGATTTTCTGGGAGTCAAATTTGTCATAAAGCCAGATCCTTCTACAGGGACTGTTATACTAAAGTGTTTGGGTTGTGGGTTGAGAAATCTATCCAGAAAGGTCTCCTAA